The segment TCACGGTTTCAAAACCGCGATGGGGATGGGTGCCCACACCACGACGCTCGGTGGTGGGAGAGAAGCTCTCAGGAGCCGCGTGGTCGAGCAGCAAAAAAGGGCTCAGAGCACGGCCATGGTCGCTATAGCTGAACAGGGAGCTGACATGAAAGCCGTTGCCTACCCAGTGAGGACGAGGAGCCTCATACACACCCAAAATTTTCTTCAGCACGGCAATTTCCTTAAAGCGAGAGAGCGCAGCGCACATCGGCGCAAACCATGTCAAACGCTTTGAAAGACCGAAAGCAACGAGACTTCAGCGGTCTATTGAACATGCTTAAAAGTATAAATTCGGAACAAACACGCGAAAAGTCAACAATATTCACACTCAGAGTTCTACCTGTAGAACAGTGACTTGATGAACGTCAAGATATTGAAGGGTGAAGCGGCCTCCAATGCTCAGCGAAGGCTTCACACCCAAGGAGGCAAAGGCATTGCCTGCAGACAACACCGCCTTAAAAATAGCAAAAATAGGCTGTACTGCTTAAGCAATAAGCAGTAGCTGCTATTAATTTTGATGAATCAGGCCAGTGCAGCCTTAATATCAGCCGCCAATTTTTCTGGCTTGTCTTGTGGGGCGTAGCGGCGAATCACTTGTCCCTCTTTGCCCACTAAGAACTTGGTGAAGTTCCATTTAATGGATTGGGTGCCCAAGACGCCGGGAGCTTGATCCTTGAGCCATTGGTAGAGCGGATGCGCGCCATCGCCATTGACATCAATCTTGTGCATGAGAGGAAAGCTGACGCCGAAGTTCAGCTCGCAAAAGCTGGCGATTTCATCGTCCGAGCCTTTTTCCTGCGCGCCAAACTGGTTGCAGGGAAAGCCCAGCACCACCAAACCTTGCTTTTCATATTGCTCATGCAAGGCCTGCAAGCCCTTGTACTGGGGCGTGAAGCCGCAGGCGCTGGCCGTATTCACAATCAGCAGCACTTTGCCCCGGTACTGGGACAGCGGGACGCTGCGGCCCTGAATATCGGTTGCTTCAAAGTCATAAATACTGTTGGCCATACGATCCTCGCGCTGAAGTAAAGAGGTGTAGAGATGTGTGAAGAGACAAGCTTAAGACAGCTTGTCATTTATCTCACAGCCAGAAACTACCCTAAGCATGCAGCCACCGCCGACAATACCGGGGCTGCGACCATAGAAACACCGATCATCGCAAGCAGAGCGCCTGTTTATTGGGCATTCTTCGCAGTCTTGCCTTCTTGCTGCCCTTGGCGGGCCTGCCTTGTACCGTGCGTGTGTCATTGAACGAATTAAAAGAAAAATGCTTAGCCCAAGCGAAGCTGCTGTGGGCACGTACTCAGGCCTCGGCTCTGGGGCAGCGCATCGCAGCCCTGCCTTGGTGGCGGCGTTGGCCCACGCGGCGTGAATGGCTGTGGTTTGCAGCAGCGCTG is part of the Comamonas sp. Y33R10-2 genome and harbors:
- a CDS encoding glutathione peroxidase, whose protein sequence is MANSIYDFEATDIQGRSVPLSQYRGKVLLIVNTASACGFTPQYKGLQALHEQYEKQGLVVLGFPCNQFGAQEKGSDDEIASFCELNFGVSFPLMHKIDVNGDGAHPLYQWLKDQAPGVLGTQSIKWNFTKFLVGKEGQVIRRYAPQDKPEKLAADIKAALA